AATCTAAATATTGGGCACACGTCTCATTTTGTTGCTTCTTCAACTCCTTTAAATAGTCTTTGGGCACTTGATCAGTGGAATGAGCCACAAAAACCACTTGGCAAGTCGTAATTGTGCATAGCGGAGGTATAACGAGTACACATACACGCAACACCAAATACATTATCActttataaacaaacatttaattagTGCAAGCACAACCGCCATTTCCAGTGGGTAGAGATACCCAGTTATGTAGTTCCCCAACAGCTGTAATATTATTCAGCCCTtcgtatattaatatatgtataaagagaATATCTGCACCTAGAAAGTGGGAAATAGACTGAAATGTCTGCtgatgtatacattaataaatactgataaatatatatctatagatatataatattatatatgtgaaatCCTGGGATCCTCCATTGTGTATCCACTGGCTAGACATGCATATAAATGCCGCTTGCTGGGACTGTTTATGCCGCCGTGCTGTaaaattatacatgttttttaaaaaaagaacttggtgtgcccaaaaatatttaaaaacaaacctaAAGGGCACCAGTGTTTTCTTCTGTTAACAGCATATGTTAGATTTTACAACTTGATTGTGTAACCAGCTTGACACTTTAGTGTCATGCGTTTGTGTTATATGGACACCCTATTAATCAGGCAGTATTTCTTGGGTTTGGCTTGCGTCcgttcatttaaaaatgtcatattgTATACAACTGTTTGcatcacacaaacaaaatacacatttatatacgcACTAACCAGTCCTAaccaaaatacatataataaaagggAACAAAGAAACCCTATCAACTCcagatagaaaatataaaaaatattcccttAATCTGCATACACAGCACAGGCTACTGTGCACCTAAAGAAGAGTAGCCAGACCATAACATTTCAGTAGTCAGCCAGTGCCTTTCTACATCGCAAAAGAAAGACATTAATGCCCCTGCTTGATTCTCTTACAAGATAATGTAAAGTATTGTTTCCATGTCCATCACAAGTACACCCTATAGATTGtaaccctcctcacctgttgtctctgttagtcaatttgttatattacatgctacttgttatgtcctgtctactcattgtacagcgctacggaatttgatggcgctatataaaacagtaaataataataaataataagtacaCGTCTTATTTATGCATTCCTATTTATTAATCTATTAGCCTATACTTATAACTAAATGCTGACGTGATATGCAGTTTCTGCTGCAAAGAGATGGCTCCATCTGATGTAAATCTGATGTATTTCTGCTCCGGGAGCGCTTTAGATATAACGGGTCTTCCTGTCAGCTTTGCTGATTTATTCAGCTACGTTTGGAGCGATTTGTTTCACGGCCCTATTTTAGATGGTCTTGGATGTAGGGTTCTTGTTCTTAGAAAGATGTTGAGAAATCCACTCGAGATAATACTGGGTGGCGGAGTAAACTCCAGGGCTTTTCTCCTGGGCACAGCCGGAGCCCCAGCTGGTTATGCCGACCACAGTATAGAACTTAGCTTTGCTCTTTTTGCACATTAAAGGTCCTCCACTGTCACCCtgcgaaaaacaaagaaaagaaaacattcctgAATAAAGACTTTCAATAACTACAAAGCTTTAACTGGGTCTCACTGTCTTTGCTTTTCCTTCTTGTATTCCATCTTTCCCCTTTCTGAAATGTTCTCTGTCAGCTGTTCCTGGACACAGTGTTACAGAACAAGTACTGTCCAGGACGCTTAAAACTATAACAATCCTCACCCATCATCACCCATGCccagagaaaaaaagatatgcGTACCTGGCAACTATCGATGCCTCCCTGCTCATATCCAGCGCACAGGTTGTAGTCACCCACTGCTCCGTTGTACCAGGTTGGGCGGTTGCAACGGTCAACTGGAATTAAATTCACTGGGGCTTCTTGAAGGACATCTGATGTTTCTGAGGCTGAAgagaaaaagatatatattaaacataggaccaccatcagaaatcttgtggCCCagtaaaaaactaaaacatggCCCCTATCCCATACAATGCTACTCACACCACCCTCACAATGAGGCCACCAGGCCCCAGAGCTTGCACTGGGACCACCAGACCCCAGTGTCCAGAAAGGCTCAAACCCACAAGGGAAAACTCCAAACACCAGTCAGGAGGCAAGTAGCAAACCCTATATATAGGTAAAAAACCTAGGATAAAGCTTACATCCTTCTTTGAGGACACCCCAGCCAGCGACGTAGCAGTCATCTAGGTTGTCCACAATGGCGTGTTTGGCAGGAAGGCAGGCAGGCTGAGTGTAGTCATCAAATTTGATGGGCTGATTGAGCCGGAGCAAAGCAATGTCATCGCGCTTAGTATGCGGGTCGTACGTCTCATGTTCGATCTTCTCTTTTATCATTCTGATCTGAGCATGTGCCCCCATGTCTGAGAGTTGGTTGGCCCCAAACACGAGTCTCCAGCCATAATATTCACTgaataaaccaaaatacaaGTTATTAGTGATCTTTTATTCTTGGGCATTAATAAATACCATATTGACCCCAAAGTCTCAATAGGACAAGCCCCTCATGAGCTCAATGTGGTTATGTGAACGGTTAAATCTTTAATTTAATCTCTAATTAATATCCTGGGAGGACAAACAAAGGAATGCACTAGACCACTAATTCCAAATGGTATATCGCCTTGTGCTCTATTTTCACTGGTCTGCAATACCCACAGAGGCCAGCAGTCTCCTAAACTGACCCAATTCTGCATTCATTCtcccataaaaca
The nucleotide sequence above comes from Spea bombifrons isolate aSpeBom1 chromosome 10, aSpeBom1.2.pri, whole genome shotgun sequence. Encoded proteins:
- the LOC128467613 gene encoding acrosin-like, with the translated sequence MGAHAQIRMIKEKIEHETYDPHTKRDDIALLRLNQPIKFDDYTQPACLPAKHAIVDNLDDCYVAGWGVLKEGSSETSDVLQEAPVNLIPVDRCNRPTWYNGAVGDYNLCAGYEQGGIDSCQGDSGGPLMCKKSKAKFYTVVGITSWGSGCAQEKSPGVYSATQYYLEWISQHLSKNKNPTSKTI